From Salvelinus namaycush isolate Seneca chromosome 24, SaNama_1.0, whole genome shotgun sequence, one genomic window encodes:
- the LOC120019503 gene encoding basic leucine zipper transcriptional factor ATF-like 3, whose translation MSDCDISSGFLQINDQSSFMLQRCESSGDEDDDWRLKIRDNNRVAAQKSRKRQTQRADELHKAYECLDQKNRRLKKEVQFLSEEQRRLTETLKAHEPLCPIRHCVPTLGSGPWDVGVLSSLPR comes from the exons ATGTCTGACTGCGATATTTCTAGCGGCTTTCTGCAAATCAATGATCAAAGCAGTTTTATGCTTCAAAGATGCGAG AGCTCTGGTGATGAAGATGATGACTGGAGACTAAAAATAAGGGACAATAACAGGGTGGCAGCACAGAAGAGCCGaaaaagacagacacagagagcagATGAGCTGCATAAG GCATATGAGTGTCTGGATCAGAAGAACAGGCGGCTGAAGAAGGAGGTACAGTTTCTGTCTGAGGAGCAAAGGCGTCTGACTGAGACACTCAAGGCCCATGAGCCTCTCTGTCCAATCAGGCACTGTGTTCCCACCCTGGGGTCAGGGCCCTGGGATGTAGGGGTCCTCTCCAGTCTGCCCAGATAG